The Desulforamulus hydrothermalis Lam5 = DSM 18033 genome includes a window with the following:
- the miaA gene encoding tRNA (adenosine(37)-N6)-dimethylallyltransferase MiaA produces MQDLRPLVVIVGPTAAGKTDVAIELAKLVRGEVISADSMLVYRGMDIGTAKPTLAERQGIPHHLIDIVEPDQEFSVAMFQRAAEKLIIEITDRGNLPLLVGGTGLYIRSVIDHYDFTPADGNSELREQLKQQAARLGNQAMHRQLAAVDPVTAQKLHPNDIRRVIRALEVYYQTGKPISEYRYVQKNNLPKYRCRMFGLTMDRQLLYQRIEQRVDLMLQQGLVEEVRQLMERYDTWGTALQGLGYKEIIAYLKGECTLADAVELIKRNTRRFAKRQLTWFRADKRIHWLCLENYSDKSKLAREIAKQIAGELVNA; encoded by the coding sequence ATGCAGGACTTGCGGCCTTTAGTTGTCATTGTGGGGCCAACGGCGGCGGGGAAGACCGACGTAGCTATTGAGTTGGCCAAACTGGTGCGGGGAGAAGTTATTTCTGCTGATTCCATGCTGGTGTACCGGGGTATGGATATCGGGACGGCCAAGCCGACCCTGGCCGAAAGACAGGGCATACCCCATCACTTAATTGACATTGTGGAGCCAGACCAGGAATTCAGTGTGGCTATGTTTCAACGGGCTGCCGAAAAGTTAATTATAGAAATAACAGACCGGGGAAATTTGCCCTTGCTGGTGGGGGGCACCGGATTATATATCCGTTCAGTCATTGATCACTATGATTTTACCCCCGCTGACGGTAATTCTGAATTAAGGGAACAGCTAAAACAGCAAGCGGCCAGGTTGGGCAACCAGGCTATGCACAGGCAACTGGCGGCAGTGGATCCGGTGACTGCTCAAAAATTGCATCCCAATGATATCAGGCGGGTAATCCGGGCTCTGGAGGTATATTATCAAACCGGCAAACCAATTTCAGAATACCGGTATGTACAAAAGAACAATCTTCCCAAGTACCGCTGCCGAATGTTTGGCTTAACCATGGACCGGCAGCTGCTTTATCAAAGGATTGAACAGCGGGTTGATCTGATGCTGCAGCAGGGACTGGTAGAGGAAGTCAGGCAATTAATGGAGCGGTATGATACCTGGGGCACCGCCCTGCAGGGGTTGGGCTATAAGGAGATAATTGCCTACTTAAAGGGAGAGTGCACGCTGGCGGATGCGGTTGAACTAATTAAGCGGAATACCCGGCGCTTTGCCAAGCGGCAGCTAACCTGGTTCAGGGCGGATAAGCGAATTCACTGGCTCTGCCTGGAAAATTACAGCGATAAAAGTAAGTTGGCCCGGGAAATTGCTAAACAAATAGCAGGAGAATTAGTCAACGCGTAG
- the mutL gene encoding DNA mismatch repair endonuclease MutL, with protein MANIIVLDETIANQIAAGEVVERPVSVVKELVENSLDAGAQRISVELTQGGITGIKVVDNGCGMSAQDAALCFQRHATSKIRRPEDLNRINTLGFRGEALPSIAAVARVTLTTRTAGELGGTAVRIEAGQIKEIAAVGCPVGTTVEVTDLFFNTPARRKFLKSVAAETGQISDLLAKLALARPDVRFELRSGNRILFVSPGSGSLKDAAAVILGAANLNSMLEVNCQGELLAVKGLISKPVLTRASRQYQNFFINGRYIRSSLFSNVLQQAYENQIPGGRFPVAVLHLTIDPAQVDVNVHPTKMEVRLAREKEVLDELTAALIKPLQSTGAIGGLWENMPARRHERQATPSLAGSVYSEQRAAGEPAPPAAANRQTEQQHVAAEKSGGAINSRQLHFALPLKSNPSMPPVEQTERITEKQQDRADSSENILLEQQKDYRPAVFFPALTPTGLLPPTYVLAYGEGGLYIIDQHAAHERVLYEKYLQQLQQEVVAQMLLTPVPLEIPPHEAQLTVRHILDFNKLGFIVEHFGGDTFLLRGIPPQAAQAPGEIFMDLLALLQESPSRQIDMSLVIDRLAASMACREAVKAGKNLGSLEIKALLSGLAGCRQPFTCPHGRPTLIQISHEELNKRFKR; from the coding sequence TTGGCAAATATCATTGTACTGGATGAAACCATTGCTAACCAAATTGCTGCCGGTGAGGTTGTGGAGCGGCCGGTTTCTGTTGTTAAGGAACTGGTGGAAAACAGCCTGGATGCCGGTGCTCAGCGTATTTCCGTGGAATTGACACAGGGCGGGATAACCGGCATTAAAGTGGTGGATAACGGCTGCGGTATGTCAGCCCAAGATGCCGCCCTGTGCTTTCAACGGCATGCTACCAGTAAAATTCGCCGGCCCGAGGATTTAAACAGGATCAATACACTGGGCTTCCGTGGCGAAGCCCTGCCCAGCATTGCAGCGGTGGCTCGGGTAACTTTAACCACCAGAACGGCCGGCGAACTGGGAGGAACAGCGGTCCGTATCGAGGCCGGCCAGATTAAAGAGATTGCTGCGGTGGGCTGCCCGGTGGGAACTACGGTAGAGGTAACAGATCTTTTTTTTAATACTCCGGCCAGAAGAAAATTTCTTAAATCGGTTGCTGCGGAAACCGGCCAGATCAGTGATTTGTTAGCCAAGTTGGCTCTGGCCAGGCCGGATGTTCGTTTTGAACTGCGCAGCGGCAACAGGATACTGTTTGTCAGCCCCGGCAGCGGCTCCCTCAAAGATGCTGCCGCTGTTATCCTGGGTGCTGCTAATTTAAACAGCATGTTGGAAGTTAACTGCCAGGGAGAGTTGCTGGCTGTCAAGGGCCTGATAAGCAAGCCGGTGCTGACCCGAGCATCCCGACAATATCAAAATTTCTTTATTAACGGCAGGTATATTCGCAGTAGTTTGTTTTCCAATGTTTTACAACAGGCTTATGAGAACCAAATACCCGGTGGGCGTTTTCCCGTGGCTGTGCTGCACCTGACTATAGATCCTGCCCAGGTTGACGTAAATGTTCACCCTACCAAAATGGAAGTGCGTTTGGCCAGAGAAAAAGAAGTTCTGGACGAACTGACGGCAGCCCTGATCAAGCCTTTGCAATCAACCGGCGCCATTGGCGGGTTGTGGGAAAACATGCCGGCAAGGCGTCATGAAAGACAGGCTACGCCCTCCTTGGCGGGGTCAGTCTATAGCGAGCAAAGGGCCGCAGGTGAGCCGGCCCCGCCGGCTGCCGCAAACCGGCAGACGGAGCAGCAACATGTTGCGGCCGAGAAAAGCGGCGGTGCAATTAACAGCCGGCAGCTGCATTTTGCTTTGCCGCTCAAATCCAACCCAAGCATGCCGCCGGTTGAACAAACTGAAAGGATAACCGAAAAACAGCAGGACCGGGCGGACTCATCGGAGAATATTTTACTGGAACAACAAAAGGACTACCGGCCGGCCGTTTTTTTCCCTGCTTTAACGCCAACCGGGCTGCTGCCACCCACTTATGTCCTGGCTTACGGCGAAGGCGGCCTCTACATCATTGATCAGCATGCCGCCCATGAACGGGTTTTATATGAAAAATACCTGCAGCAGCTGCAGCAGGAAGTTGTTGCGCAAATGCTGTTGACACCTGTTCCCTTAGAAATTCCGCCTCACGAAGCCCAATTGACGGTGCGGCATATCCTGGATTTTAACAAACTTGGTTTTATAGTGGAACATTTTGGCGGAGATACTTTCTTATTAAGAGGTATACCGCCCCAGGCTGCCCAGGCACCCGGCGAGATATTTATGGATCTGCTGGCCTTGCTGCAGGAGAGTCCTTCCCGTCAAATCGACATGTCACTGGTAATCGATCGTTTGGCGGCCTCGATGGCTTGCCGTGAGGCGGTAAAAGCGGGGAAAAATTTGGGCAGCCTGGAAATAAAGGCGCTGCTTTCGGGTTTGGCCGGCTGCCGTCAGCCCTTTACCTGTCCCCATGGCAGGCCCACCCTGATCCAAATTTCCCATGAGGAGCTGAATAAAAGGTTCAAACGATGA
- a CDS encoding TRAP transporter small permease has protein sequence MRKLIRIYTAFEDYFSGGMLFIGLTLVFINVVLRYFFGKPQSLLDEFSVYFVIWGTMAGLAVALRNNHHIKVDMLYNFLPVGGKWVVSIFSNTLGLAFAVFFTYYGVALVQNYILYGQRSTDSQFPLWIVNLIMPASGVMLGVRFIEKLCYLLKDGGKHWLAKNRGEQHGDGLHL, from the coding sequence TTGCGAAAACTGATCAGAATTTACACTGCCTTTGAAGATTATTTTTCCGGCGGCATGCTGTTCATCGGCCTGACCCTGGTTTTTATTAATGTTGTTTTAAGATATTTTTTTGGCAAGCCGCAGTCACTGTTGGATGAGTTTTCGGTTTATTTTGTAATCTGGGGTACCATGGCCGGTTTGGCGGTGGCCTTGCGGAACAATCATCATATTAAAGTAGATATGCTTTATAACTTTCTGCCTGTGGGCGGCAAGTGGGTGGTCAGCATTTTTTCCAATACCTTGGGGCTTGCCTTTGCTGTCTTTTTTACTTACTATGGCGTGGCATTGGTGCAAAATTATATCCTGTACGGTCAGCGTTCCACCGACAGCCAGTTTCCCCTGTGGATTGTCAATTTAATTATGCCGGCCAGCGGTGTCATGCTGGGCGTGCGTTTTATCGAAAAGCTCTGTTATTTATTAAAGGACGGCGGCAAACACTGGTTGGCCAAGAACAGGGGTGAGCAGCATGGCGACGGTTTACATCTTTAG
- the hfq gene encoding RNA chaperone Hfq, which translates to MTKPQINLQDAFLNQVRKENIPVTIFLINGFQLKGMVKGFDNFTVILESDGKQLMVYKHAISTISPLRPVNTSFSENKPVS; encoded by the coding sequence ATGACAAAACCCCAGATTAATTTGCAAGATGCCTTTCTAAACCAGGTCAGAAAGGAAAATATCCCGGTTACCATATTTCTTATCAACGGTTTTCAATTAAAAGGTATGGTGAAGGGTTTTGATAACTTTACGGTGATTTTGGAAAGCGACGGCAAACAGTTGATGGTATATAAACATGCAATTTCCACCATCAGCCCGCTGCGTCCGGTTAATACCTCCTTTTCGGAAAACAAGCCCGTGTCCTAA
- a CDS encoding energy-coupling factor ABC transporter ATP-binding protein: MSDHIFQMQDLYFYYPDGTPALQGVSCNIARNKKIALLGANGAGKSTFLLHLIGILQPARGNIRFNGLPLQYDRDSLIRLRSKVGYVFQDPDSQLFSASVWQEVSFGPMNLGLPKQIVANRVADALQATGTFHLKDKPTHFLSFGQKKLISIADILAMQPEMIIFDEPTAFLDPRYTRRILDLLDNLNQQGISIIMATHDVDKAYQWADTVFVMKEGRLVKIGSPAEIFSDDDLLQATSLEKPLILSIFRQLQQAGYISHRLAPPKQLDELIALLPGRPAAR, from the coding sequence ATGTCTGATCATATTTTTCAAATGCAAGACCTTTACTTTTACTATCCTGACGGCACTCCTGCCCTGCAGGGCGTATCCTGCAACATTGCCAGAAATAAAAAAATTGCTCTTTTGGGAGCCAACGGGGCTGGTAAATCTACTTTTTTACTACATTTAATCGGCATTTTACAACCTGCCCGGGGAAATATTCGGTTTAACGGGCTGCCGCTGCAATACGACCGGGATTCATTAATCAGATTGCGCAGTAAAGTGGGTTATGTCTTTCAAGACCCGGACAGCCAGCTGTTTTCGGCCAGCGTCTGGCAGGAAGTTTCCTTTGGACCCATGAATTTAGGTTTGCCCAAGCAAATAGTGGCCAACCGGGTGGCCGATGCTTTGCAGGCAACCGGCACCTTTCACTTAAAAGATAAACCAACTCATTTCTTGAGTTTCGGCCAAAAAAAACTGATCTCCATTGCGGATATCCTGGCCATGCAGCCGGAAATGATTATATTTGATGAACCCACGGCTTTCCTTGATCCCCGGTATACCCGGCGTATCCTGGACCTTTTAGACAATCTTAATCAGCAAGGAATTTCTATTATTATGGCCACCCACGATGTGGATAAAGCCTATCAATGGGCCGATACAGTTTTTGTCATGAAAGAAGGTCGGCTGGTTAAGATAGGCTCGCCGGCAGAAATATTCAGTGATGATGACTTATTACAGGCAACCTCCCTGGAAAAACCGTTAATTCTCAGTATTTTCCGGCAACTGCAGCAAGCCGGTTATATTTCACACCGCTTGGCGCCGCCGAAACAATTGGATGAATTAATTGCGCTGCTGCCGGGCCGGCCTGCCGCCCGATAA
- a CDS encoding TRAP transporter substrate-binding protein has product MRKIKTIFTFLLATLLLLSLAGCGSDGSTRTKDEKVVIKFSHVVAETTPKGQAALKFKELVEQKSGGKMEVQVFPSSQLFGDKEELEALQANNVQLIAPSVTKLVGFVPAFQLVDMPFLFSSDQAAYNFYDGPAGQKLMKSLEPKGMLGMAWWPNGAKHFTNSKRPLKTPADFKGLKFRTQSGGLLDAQFKALGAGSQTLAFAEVYQALQNGTVDGQENTFNNIDTQKYVEVQKYLTVSGHGRLDYVVLTNTKFWQSLTPEQQQIINEAMQEATAFERKLAEELNAKSFAKIKESGKVEVYELTETDRAAFIKALEPVYAEYTDKIGREYIEAARASQ; this is encoded by the coding sequence ATGCGTAAAATAAAAACAATTTTTACCTTTTTGTTAGCAACCTTATTGCTGTTATCTTTAGCGGGCTGTGGCAGTGACGGGTCAACCAGGACAAAAGATGAAAAAGTTGTTATTAAATTCAGCCATGTAGTGGCTGAAACAACTCCCAAAGGGCAGGCAGCTTTGAAATTTAAAGAGCTGGTCGAGCAAAAATCCGGCGGCAAGATGGAAGTGCAGGTATTTCCTTCTTCGCAACTGTTCGGAGATAAAGAAGAATTAGAAGCATTGCAGGCCAACAACGTGCAGTTGATAGCCCCTTCGGTAACCAAATTGGTTGGTTTTGTACCGGCTTTTCAATTAGTTGACATGCCATTTTTGTTCAGCAGTGACCAGGCTGCCTACAATTTTTATGACGGGCCGGCCGGTCAAAAGTTAATGAAAAGCCTGGAACCCAAGGGTATGCTGGGAATGGCCTGGTGGCCCAACGGTGCCAAGCATTTTACCAACTCCAAGCGGCCATTAAAAACACCGGCTGATTTCAAAGGGCTTAAATTCAGAACCCAGAGCGGCGGTCTGTTGGATGCTCAGTTTAAAGCCTTAGGAGCGGGTTCCCAAACCCTGGCCTTTGCAGAAGTTTACCAGGCTTTGCAGAACGGAACGGTGGATGGACAGGAAAATACCTTTAACAATATCGACACCCAAAAATATGTTGAAGTACAAAAATACCTTACAGTTTCCGGTCATGGTCGCCTGGATTATGTGGTGCTGACCAACACGAAGTTTTGGCAGAGCTTAACTCCCGAACAGCAGCAAATTATTAATGAGGCAATGCAAGAGGCCACTGCCTTTGAGCGTAAGCTGGCTGAGGAACTGAACGCCAAGAGCTTTGCCAAGATTAAGGAAAGTGGTAAAGTTGAAGTTTATGAGTTAACAGAAACGGACCGGGCAGCTTTTATTAAGGCCTTAGAACCTGTATATGCAGAATATACCGATAAGATTGGCAGAGAGTATATTGAGGCAGCCAGGGCCAGTCAATAA
- a CDS encoding AAA family ATPase: MWQNLPRPEATKPVGPVRKTSFTGKQLNSQDKTPLNEEASRKATQEILGELDQLIGLSSVKKLVKEIQAFVEIQKLRQKEKLIYEPMVLHMIFKGNPGTGKTTVARIIGRLFKEMGVLPKGHLIEVERADLVGEYIGHTAAKTRDQIKKALGGILFIDEAYSLARGGEKDFGKEAIDSMVASMENNKDNLIIILAGYQEEMNYFLETNPGLRSRFPIHITFPDYSLEELMEIADLMLKQRQYVLSPPAREELYKILQYQTVKHEHSGNARLVRNLIERAMRHQAVRLVGRKNITREDLMTIYREDLTEAVEEI, encoded by the coding sequence ATGTGGCAAAATCTGCCCCGGCCCGAAGCAACAAAACCGGTGGGACCAGTCAGAAAAACATCCTTTACGGGCAAGCAGTTGAATTCCCAGGACAAAACCCCCCTTAACGAAGAAGCCAGCCGTAAGGCTACTCAGGAGATATTGGGTGAATTAGATCAGTTAATCGGTTTGTCCAGTGTGAAAAAACTGGTTAAAGAAATTCAAGCCTTTGTTGAAATTCAAAAACTCAGGCAAAAGGAAAAGCTTATTTATGAACCTATGGTGCTGCACATGATTTTTAAAGGTAACCCGGGTACCGGCAAAACTACAGTGGCCAGGATTATCGGGCGTTTATTTAAGGAAATGGGGGTATTGCCGAAAGGTCATCTGATTGAAGTTGAACGGGCCGATCTGGTTGGCGAATACATCGGCCATACGGCAGCCAAGACCCGGGATCAGATTAAAAAAGCCCTGGGAGGAATCCTTTTTATCGACGAGGCTTATTCTTTAGCCAGAGGCGGCGAAAAGGATTTTGGCAAGGAGGCTATAGATTCGATGGTAGCCAGTATGGAAAATAACAAAGATAATTTAATCATTATACTGGCCGGCTACCAGGAAGAAATGAATTATTTCTTAGAAACTAATCCGGGGCTGCGCTCTCGCTTTCCTATACATATCACCTTCCCGGATTACTCCTTGGAAGAACTGATGGAAATTGCCGACCTGATGCTGAAGCAGCGCCAATATGTGCTGTCCCCGCCGGCCCGGGAGGAATTATACAAAATTCTGCAATACCAGACGGTAAAGCATGAGCATAGCGGCAACGCCAGGCTGGTACGCAACTTGATTGAGCGGGCCATGCGGCATCAGGCAGTACGCCTGGTGGGGCGAAAAAATATTACCCGGGAAGACCTGATGACCATTTACAGGGAAGACTTGACAGAGGCGGTGGAAGAAATATAA
- the cbiQ gene encoding cobalt ECF transporter T component CbiQ yields the protein MLPIERLAYCNGLRGIHPGEKFLLTSCFLLTCLALNVPVVSGLVLLTMSVITLRQGKIPLGFYLKLLSVPMFFLMAGTVTIAVNILPPQAPALWSWQWGGLKLGVTSSSLLACAKLILRSLAAVTCLYFLALTTPLIEIIGILRKLKVPPLFIELMSLVYRYLFIWLATATGIYTSQTARQGYSCLKNSYRSLGLLASSLLVRSQQRAQELYTALEARCYQGTIEVLEQTYPLSKKNLLLIAIAEILLILAYYLSGGN from the coding sequence ATGCTGCCCATTGAAAGATTAGCCTACTGCAACGGTTTGCGGGGAATACACCCGGGAGAAAAGTTTTTGTTGACCAGCTGTTTCTTGCTTACCTGCCTGGCACTTAATGTGCCGGTTGTCTCAGGTTTGGTTTTGCTTACCATGTCTGTAATTACACTGCGCCAGGGGAAAATTCCTCTGGGTTTTTACCTCAAACTGTTATCTGTTCCCATGTTTTTTCTGATGGCCGGTACTGTTACCATTGCTGTCAATATTTTGCCGCCCCAGGCACCCGCCCTGTGGAGCTGGCAATGGGGCGGGCTTAAACTGGGGGTTACATCAAGCAGCTTGCTTGCCTGCGCCAAGCTCATATTGCGCTCGCTGGCGGCGGTAACTTGCTTATATTTTTTGGCCTTAACCACACCTTTAATTGAAATTATCGGCATATTGCGAAAGCTGAAAGTCCCTCCCTTGTTTATCGAATTAATGTCTTTGGTATACCGCTACTTATTTATATGGCTGGCAACGGCAACCGGTATCTATACTTCGCAAACTGCCAGGCAAGGTTACAGTTGCCTGAAAAACAGTTATCGCTCCCTGGGACTGCTGGCCTCCAGTCTGCTGGTACGATCCCAGCAACGGGCTCAGGAGCTGTACACGGCTTTAGAAGCAAGGTGTTATCAGGGCACCATTGAGGTACTGGAACAAACATATCCCCTCTCCAAAAAAAACCTGCTGTTGATTGCCATAGCTGAAATATTATTAATTCTGGCCTATTATTTAAGCGGAGGAAATTAA
- a CDS encoding class I SAM-dependent methyltransferase, with product MIQSLVITTGIRRAAELEAKALALSRELNIPYVRRGKQSLAAIRQASGAAAVMLLSCEKLSLVVDDKELFFHPGLAKLRIKEIQSGKTDQMISAMNLQAGDAVLDCTLGLAADALVASYVVGPAGTVVGLEDAAPVASVVRLGLQSYTGEKPEILKAMRRITVIPTDHLTYLKNLPANSFDVVYFDPMFRVAREKSSSMAPLRLFANHNPLSREAVAEAVRVARKRVVMKENRGSDEFKRLNFPAVQGGKYSPVAYGIIEKVVP from the coding sequence ATGATACAATCCCTTGTTATTACCACCGGTATCCGCAGGGCGGCAGAGCTGGAAGCAAAGGCGTTAGCGTTAAGCCGGGAACTGAATATTCCCTATGTGCGTCGGGGTAAGCAGTCTTTGGCCGCAATCCGGCAGGCAAGCGGTGCAGCGGCTGTTATGCTGCTGTCCTGTGAAAAATTATCTCTGGTGGTGGACGACAAAGAACTGTTTTTTCATCCAGGATTAGCCAAACTGCGTATAAAGGAAATCCAGTCTGGGAAAACTGACCAAATGATCAGTGCAATGAATCTGCAAGCAGGGGATGCGGTACTGGATTGTACCCTGGGTTTGGCGGCGGATGCACTGGTAGCCAGTTATGTGGTGGGCCCGGCAGGAACTGTTGTAGGCTTGGAGGATGCCGCACCGGTGGCGTCCGTTGTTCGCCTTGGTTTACAGTCTTATACCGGAGAAAAGCCGGAGATTTTAAAGGCCATGCGACGGATAACAGTGATCCCGACAGATCACTTGACATATTTGAAAAACCTGCCTGCCAACTCCTTTGATGTGGTGTATTTTGACCCCATGTTTCGGGTGGCCAGGGAAAAATCCAGTTCCATGGCACCGTTGCGCCTGTTTGCCAACCACAACCCCCTATCCAGGGAAGCTGTGGCCGAGGCTGTTCGGGTTGCCAGAAAGAGAGTGGTGATGAAAGAAAACAGGGGCAGTGACGAATTTAAAAGACTGAACTTTCCTGCCGTACAGGGAGGAAAATATTCGCCGGTGGCTTACGGCATTATAGAAAAGGTGGTGCCGTAA
- a CDS encoding aminotransferase class I/II-fold pyridoxal phosphate-dependent enzyme, whose product MDFAQLDKLAAEVELEVQPVYREIEARALLNHARVLEGFHLARVSDYHLRGSTGYGYNDAGREALEKIYAHVFGAEAALVRSQIVSGTHAIAIALYGLLRPGDELLAVQGSPYDTLEEIIGKRGNAPGSLKDLGVTYQQVELTDRGTLDWAAIERALTPRTKVVLVQRSRGYAWRPSLTLAELTRLADFIKSRVPQAIVFVDNCYGELVDTTEPTAVGADLVAGSLIKNPGGGIAPTGGYIAGRRELVEMAANRWTAPGIGAEVGPSLGHQRLLMQGIFMAPHTVAEALKGAVFAARLFERLGFQVSPAYDEPRSDIIQSIALTSPQRLLAFCRGIQAASPVDAHALPEPDYMPGYQDDVVMAAGTFVQGASLELTADAPLREPYAVYLQGGLSKEYVRLGVIKAAWNVLQVK is encoded by the coding sequence ATGGATTTTGCACAATTGGACAAACTTGCTGCAGAAGTAGAACTTGAAGTACAACCGGTATACCGCGAAATTGAAGCCCGGGCCTTGCTGAATCATGCCCGGGTGCTGGAAGGTTTTCACCTGGCCCGGGTTTCTGATTACCATTTGCGAGGTTCCACCGGCTACGGGTATAATGATGCCGGCAGGGAGGCCCTGGAGAAAATTTATGCCCATGTCTTCGGGGCAGAGGCCGCCTTAGTCAGGAGCCAGATTGTTTCAGGCACCCATGCCATTGCCATTGCCCTGTACGGCTTGCTGCGGCCGGGGGATGAACTGCTGGCGGTACAGGGGTCACCCTACGATACTCTGGAAGAAATTATCGGCAAAAGGGGAAATGCCCCTGGTTCTTTAAAGGACCTGGGGGTTACTTATCAACAAGTGGAATTAACTGACCGGGGGACACTGGATTGGGCTGCCATCGAAAGAGCCCTGACCCCCAGAACCAAGGTAGTTTTAGTGCAGCGTTCCCGGGGTTATGCCTGGCGCCCTTCATTAACCCTGGCAGAGCTAACCAGGTTGGCCGATTTTATTAAATCCCGTGTTCCCCAGGCCATTGTGTTTGTTGATAATTGCTACGGTGAACTGGTGGATACCACCGAGCCAACCGCCGTAGGGGCTGACTTGGTGGCCGGTTCGCTGATTAAAAATCCCGGCGGCGGCATAGCACCCACCGGGGGATATATAGCGGGGCGCCGGGAACTGGTGGAAATGGCTGCCAACCGCTGGACAGCACCGGGCATCGGTGCGGAAGTGGGGCCATCCCTGGGGCATCAGCGGCTTTTAATGCAGGGTATTTTCATGGCACCGCACACGGTGGCAGAAGCCCTTAAGGGAGCGGTGTTTGCGGCCCGGCTATTTGAAAGATTGGGTTTTCAAGTTTCACCGGCCTATGATGAACCCAGATCTGACATTATTCAATCCATTGCCTTGACCAGCCCCCAGAGGCTGCTGGCCTTTTGCCGCGGCATACAGGCAGCTTCTCCGGTGGACGCCCATGCCCTGCCGGAACCGGACTACATGCCGGGCTACCAGGATGATGTTGTTATGGCGGCCGGTACCTTTGTCCAGGGAGCATCACTGGAACTGACTGCTGATGCTCCGCTGCGGGAACCCTATGCTGTATATTTACAGGGTGGCTTATCCAAAGAATATGTAAGGCTGGGTGTGATAAAAGCAGCCTGGAATGTGCTGCAAGTCAAGTAA